The sequence below is a genomic window from Flavobacterium lipolyticum.
TAGCGGCGGCATTTACCCATTCCAGTTTTGTATTCAGAGGAGCTCCCAAATTATTAACTGCTCTGATCATTTGGGCTACATCAAGTGCTGCAGCCATTCTGGTTTTGTAACTGCTATTGCCTAAAATAGTTGCTTTTTCAGTATCGTTAAGCTGAGAACACATTGTAATGACTTCATCTTCGGGAACATTAAAACTGTCGAGCATTTCGTTTAGACTGTCTAAATTGCTTGAAGGATTCTGTTTTTGAATGTTGGGTTTATTGCCTTGCTGTATCGTGTGCGTAAGTTCGTGTGCTAACAGATGTTTTCCGTCCTGCGAATCGGGATTGTATTTTCCTTCGTTAAAATAGACGTCATTACCATTGGCAAAAGCCTGAGAGCCTAATTCTTTGTTCATTTGAACAGCATTAGAATCATTGTGGATTCTCACTTTGCTGAAATTAGCCCCAAAACCGGATTCCATTTGTTCCTGAGTGGTATTGGCCATGGGAGAACCACCGCCTTTACTGCTCTGAAGTTTGCTTTCCAGCGATGCCGTATTTGTTGGACTTGTTTCAGTTTCGGCACTTTTTTGAATTTCCTGTTCCTCTTCTTTGGTCTGAACTTCCTCTTCGGTTTTTTTCTGCTGAATCAGTGGTTTTGAAATCGGGTTTTTTTCGACTGGCTTAGGAGTTTCGGCTACAACAGTTTCAGTTTTGTTTTGAAGTGTTTCTTCCTGTTCCGTTTTTAATTGCGTAACAGGGGTACTCTGTTCTGCTAAAGATTTTTTTTGAACTACAGAAGATGGACTAAAAAAAGATTCCGATTTGGCATTTTGTTTTTGAGAAACGATTTGATCTGCTGCTTTGTCGGCTTCCACTTCATATTTGTCATTCGATTTTCCGATACTGAGCTTGGTCTGTACGCCAAAAAAATCCTCACCCTGCCTTGAATTAAAGGCGGATGGTCCGGAAGGACTGGATTTTGATTTTTGGTTAAAGGCTCCCATGTATCGTTAACGGTACTTGATTTTATTAATGTCTGTGTTTTGATCCCACACCTTTAAAAGCATTCTCTCCACAGGAAGCAGGAGTTCCAATGATCATGCTGAACTTGCCTGCTGTTGGGGCGGTGAAATTAATTGGAACGGTACCACCAATTTTGAACGAGGTTGGTCCCATTAAACTTTTCCCTGTGGAATCAATAATTTCGACGCTGTAACCCGAACAGGGGTTCTCGTTTTTATTTCTTGTGGTTGTTAATGAGATTGAAAATGATTTACAATCACCATTTGTTTCTAATGTTTCAATATGAACCGGATCTGAGGAGAAATGAAATATATTCGTTATATCGCAGGTCTTTTTGTCTTTTTTCTTTGGTGGTTTTTTCTTTTTGTCTTTACCTGGACCTGAGCCTTTTCCAACATAAATATCATCTAAACGACCAATTGTTTGTACGCCAACAACACCATCGTAGCTCAGACCATTATCGGATTGGAATTTGAATACAGCAGCTCGTGTTTCACTGCCAAAATCACCATCAGCACCGAATTTAGGAAGCTGATAACCTAAATCCATTAAACCCGATTGTACTTTTTCTACAGGCTCGCCCTTACTTCCGGTAGCGAGATAATCTAAATCATCGTGTGTTTGCTCTAATTTGTAATCTCCTTTAAAGCGAGGAGATTCTAGATCTTCAGCTGCAGTTGCAGAAGGATCGACGGATTTTTGTACGGCTCCGGTTTGCTGAATGGTATGGGTTAATTCATGTGCCAGCAAATGTTTCCCTTCGCGAGAATCCGGATTGTATTTTCCTTTGTTAAAATAGACATCGTTGCCATTGGTAAAAGCTTGTGCTCCTAATTCCTGACTCATTTGGACAGCATTCGTATCAGTGTGAATTTTTACATCGCTGAAATCCGCACCAAAACCCGATTCCATTTCTTTTCTGGTTTTTTTGTCTAAGCCGTTTCCTCCACCTTTTGAGTGGTCCAGCTTTCCTTCGAGTTCATTATTCTCAATTTCGGCATCGGGATTTTGCTCTTTCTTTTGTACGGCCTTGTCTTCTTCTTTTTGATCTTTAGACTGTACTTTTTCTTCTTTTTCACAATCAGCACATTTCTTTTGTACCGGTTTCTCTTCTTCCTTCTTATCCGATTTTTTCTGTACCGGCTTTTCCTCTTCTTTTTTATCTGATTTTTTTTGTACCGGTTTTTCTTCCTCTTTCTTATCGGATTTCTTTTGTACTGGTTTTTCCTCTTCTTTCTTATCGGATTTTTTCTGTACAGGTTCCTCTTGTTTGATTTCCTTACTCTGAACAGAAGAGATGGTCTCTGCAATTGGTTTTTGCTGTACGTTTTCTTTCGACTGCAGAAGACTTCCTCCGGACGAATTATTATTCACTACTTTATCGGCAACCCGGTCTGCCTCAACTTCAAACTGGTCACCGACTGTTCCGGTTTTCAGTTTTTTCTGGATTTTAGGTCCAAAAAAAGCGGAAGAGGAGGATTGAGCAATTGGCTTTTTATTTTCTAGCGTTCTCATCACTTCATTGTTTTATTATTTGAAATAAAAAAATATTTCTTTACCCTTTACAGGATCAATTTTCCGGAATAAAGGGTGCTACGATGCGAGCATCGTTGGAGAGCTGGTTTCTTCTTTTGGTATGATCTGATGTTTTTCGAGTTCGATCTTTATTTGTGCGTACCAGTATGGAAATATTTTAAACAATCGATATTCAATTTCTTCCGTAATGTCTTTTTTGTACTTTTTAATACCAAAGAGATGACTGTAGCTTATTTCACTGGCATATTTACTCTGTTCTGTTATATTTTTTCCTTTAAGAAGCAGGGTAGGCGTAATATTGTTATAGTCTAATACAGAAGCCAGATTGTATTGTTCTATGACAATACAGGGCTCAAAACCTTGTTGCTTTAGTGGTTCAAATTCCTTACGGTTGGTGGTATAGATTTTTTCCAGATCATAATAGGCATTTATAAATTTATCGCGCAGTGTAAGGTCATTAAACCCCAGTATGCCACAGCTGTAGGAAAGTCCTAAATCAGGATGCCAGTAAGGTAAATTTTGTGTGTATTGGTTAAAAAAATCGATTTGTTTTTTATAGTGCGCTTCATAACCGCATTCTTTGCGTTCGAGAATAATGGAGTCGAAATTGAAATTGATTTTCTTTTTTATAAACACATCCGTATCGAGGTGAACAAAAGGTTTGGTCTGCTTTTCGATGGCATGAATTTTTGATTTCATCCACAATTCTTTATTGTGTTCCTTATCCATTTTTGTGATTCTGCAGGGCAGCATATACAAAAAATTATAGGCAGTTTCGTCTGCATAAAGCTCAATGTCCTTGTACCAAAGATGACTGTACAAAATACTCAGAGCGGTCATGTAAACGGTTTCCTTAAGTTTATTGCCCATCTGCCAACGATTATTGATCAGAGGAAAAGCGTTCAGGCTGTATATTATTCTTGGTTCTTCCATAAAATATCGCTTAAGGTTTGCAGCTGTTGTTTTTCATCCAGATAGCAGACGTTGTTGTATAACGAAGCTTTTTTACTGTGTTTATAGAGTCTTTTCCATTCGTATTTTTCACCTGTTGCTTCTGAGGTCAATTTCGGAATCTGGTCATTATGAAATGTTTTCATTTCATCAAAGGTGGCGTGCCATACCATTTTACCTAATAAATAGGACTGGGTTAAGCCTATTTTAGAGAAATCTCTTTTGTAATAATCTGTATGGACATTTTTATCGTTGATCTGGTATTCTGAAACCAAAACTTCCCCCTCCAGATCATAAAAACGATTGAAAAAACGGGTGATCACTTCATTTTCTTTAATGAGGGATAAATCGTCTTCATTTTCATAAATAATATCAATATCATTTATAGGCATATCGTAATAAGCACGGAGGTTAATGTAATCCGCAATTCCGCCTACAAAGGCAATCTTTGTGATATCGAGGTTTTCAAAAATATTTTTGAGAGCTTGTTTTTGCTCGTAGAAAATATTTTGTTCATCTTCTTTTAGAAATGTGTTTTTTTCGGTTTCCATGTTTTATATCGTATTACCAGTCCACAAAAATGATCTTGTCTTTCCATGCGAGTTTTACAATTCCCAGATTCCAGCTAATTTTATCTAACAAAATGTCCTGTGTTTTTCTTTCGACAATGACTTTGGGGTTGTCTTGGCTAAGAATTATTTTACCGGGTCTTTGTAAATACTCATTTTGTAATAGGGCTATAGAAGAATTTTTCATAATCGGCCAGTTGTCTAAAACGGCTTGCAGCATTTCTTTGCCTTGATCTTTTAACTCTTCCGAGAGTATAATGTTTCGGTTTATAGGTCGGTTTATGGGGATGTTGCACAACATTTTTTCGAACAGCATTTGAGATTCGTAATCCTGCTCCCGATCTGTCGCGATATAGTGTAGCAGATGGGCGGCAGTTTCGGGATCGTTTATCGTATGGTCTTTATGG
It includes:
- a CDS encoding DUF6734 family protein, translated to MEEPRIIYSLNAFPLINNRWQMGNKLKETVYMTALSILYSHLWYKDIELYADETAYNFLYMLPCRITKMDKEHNKELWMKSKIHAIEKQTKPFVHLDTDVFIKKKINFNFDSIILERKECGYEAHYKKQIDFFNQYTQNLPYWHPDLGLSYSCGILGFNDLTLRDKFINAYYDLEKIYTTNRKEFEPLKQQGFEPCIVIEQYNLASVLDYNNITPTLLLKGKNITEQSKYASEISYSHLFGIKKYKKDITEEIEYRLFKIFPYWYAQIKIELEKHQIIPKEETSSPTMLAS
- a CDS encoding eCIS core domain-containing protein; translation: MRTLENKKPIAQSSSSAFFGPKIQKKLKTGTVGDQFEVEADRVADKVVNNNSSGGSLLQSKENVQQKPIAETISSVQSKEIKQEEPVQKKSDKKEEEKPVQKKSDKKEEEKPVQKKSDKKEEEKPVQKKSDKKEEEKPVQKKCADCEKEEKVQSKDQKEEDKAVQKKEQNPDAEIENNELEGKLDHSKGGGNGLDKKTRKEMESGFGADFSDVKIHTDTNAVQMSQELGAQAFTNGNDVYFNKGKYNPDSREGKHLLAHELTHTIQQTGAVQKSVDPSATAAEDLESPRFKGDYKLEQTHDDLDYLATGSKGEPVEKVQSGLMDLGYQLPKFGADGDFGSETRAAVFKFQSDNGLSYDGVVGVQTIGRLDDIYVGKGSGPGKDKKKKPPKKKDKKTCDITNIFHFSSDPVHIETLETNGDCKSFSISLTTTRNKNENPCSGYSVEIIDSTGKSLMGPTSFKIGGTVPINFTAPTAGKFSMIIGTPASCGENAFKGVGSKHRH